In Patescibacteria group bacterium, one genomic interval encodes:
- a CDS encoding glycosyltransferase, translated as MQNKPLVSIIILTHNRKKACKMCLDSVYSQDYHHKEIIVADNGSFDSTVNFLKFQAKKRKIKLILNRKNKGACIGRNQGFLESKGEYILFLDSDVVLVDKSIISNAVGEISQHEKLGELGGIGFLDEKLSRTQHGLLKFDKGLEINLTYLNQIPRKINFDVDYIQSDFALLRREVFEKVGGFDPFYFYYPEDVDLSFRIKKIGFQVAITPKVKFWHQYFPRRTEINHSRFHKKVYLFFKNFSIFKGLDFYLNFLRNGVKRIKNTSNKIKFCFLILQYFTSFFFWIWLFLFLPVIKMRNRINFLSENQSLFSQFSEKILRLPILLENKIIAFMGSVLFWIKRKRGKRGLYLFITNQCNYSCVHCFLGDSPKIKKKELTIPEIEKTYHSLRKNIGGVSITGGEPFLRRDIVEICKIFQEPPFVSSIGMNTNGFAPELIKNKVNKILTNKPKGQKLVITVSLDGLEETHDKIRRQKGAFKNAVKTILLLKELKQDSPNFRVRAQITLMEMNYKDFYDLFNFVSIDLGVDFSFNWFRDGRVYGVDQHLIFEPMSIENDRLVKLPSMEKCEEICEFLLENQWQNLNMNLLNKYTLEILRDKKFLFPCVAPELNLVIYANGDISFCELVKPIHNIREFNYDVKKILKSEKWEKISAAVKKCFCIHPCILSVNLKRKHLIDIKLENIREFKKNEKK; from the coding sequence ATGCAAAATAAACCTTTAGTGTCCATAATTATTCTTACTCACAATAGAAAGAAAGCATGCAAAATGTGTCTTGATTCTGTATATTCCCAGGATTACCATCATAAAGAAATCATCGTAGCTGACAATGGCTCTTTTGATAGCACAGTTAATTTTCTTAAATTTCAGGCGAAAAAAAGAAAAATTAAACTGATTTTAAATAGGAAAAATAAAGGAGCTTGTATAGGAAGAAATCAAGGATTTTTGGAAAGCAAGGGTGAATACATTCTTTTTTTAGATTCAGATGTTGTTTTAGTAGATAAAAGTATAATTTCAAATGCAGTAGGGGAAATTAGTCAACACGAAAAATTAGGAGAACTTGGGGGCATTGGATTTCTTGATGAAAAATTATCCAGAACCCAACATGGATTACTAAAATTTGACAAAGGGCTTGAGATAAACCTTACTTATTTAAATCAAATCCCTCGGAAAATAAATTTTGATGTTGATTATATTCAATCCGACTTTGCTTTATTAAGGCGAGAAGTTTTTGAGAAAGTTGGAGGATTCGACCCTTTTTATTTTTACTATCCTGAGGATGTTGATTTATCTTTTCGGATAAAAAAAATTGGTTTCCAAGTCGCAATAACGCCAAAAGTGAAATTTTGGCATCAATATTTTCCCCGAAGAACAGAAATAAACCATAGTCGTTTTCATAAAAAAGTTTATTTATTCTTTAAAAATTTTTCAATATTTAAAGGTTTAGATTTTTATCTCAACTTTTTAAGAAATGGAGTAAAAAGAATTAAAAACACTTCCAACAAAATAAAGTTTTGCTTTTTAATATTGCAGTATTTTACAAGCTTTTTCTTTTGGATTTGGCTTTTTCTTTTTCTTCCTGTAATTAAAATGAGAAACCGAATAAATTTTCTTTCTGAAAACCAAAGCCTTTTTTCTCAGTTCTCTGAAAAAATTCTGCGTCTCCCTATATTATTAGAGAACAAAATTATTGCTTTTATGGGAAGTGTTTTATTTTGGATTAAAAGAAAACGTGGGAAAAGAGGACTTTATTTGTTTATCACTAATCAATGTAATTATTCTTGTGTTCATTGTTTTTTAGGTGACAGTCCTAAAATCAAAAAAAAAGAACTAACAATTCCCGAAATTGAAAAAACTTACCATTCTTTAAGAAAAAATATTGGTGGAGTATCTATTACCGGTGGAGAGCCTTTTCTAAGAAGGGATATTGTAGAGATTTGTAAAATATTTCAAGAACCTCCTTTTGTTTCAAGTATTGGCATGAATACAAATGGTTTTGCTCCAGAATTAATAAAAAATAAAGTAAATAAAATTTTAACAAATAAACCCAAGGGACAAAAATTAGTTATCACTGTTTCATTAGATGGGCTAGAAGAAACGCATGATAAAATTAGAAGACAGAAAGGTGCGTTCAAGAATGCAGTAAAAACAATTCTTTTGTTAAAAGAATTAAAACAGGATAGTCCGAATTTCAGAGTAAGGGCTCAAATTACTTTAATGGAGATGAATTATAAAGATTTTTATGATTTATTTAATTTTGTTTCTATAGATTTAGGCGTAGATTTTAGCTTTAATTGGTTCCGAGATGGAAGAGTTTATGGAGTAGACCAACATTTAATTTTTGAACCAATGTCTATTGAAAATGATCGCTTAGTTAAATTACCATCTATGGAAAAATGCGAAGAAATATGCGAATTTTTATTAGAGAATCAATGGCAGAACTTAAATATGAACTTACTTAATAAATACACTTTAGAAATTCTTAGAGATAAAAAATTTTTATTTCCCTGTGTCGCACCTGAATTAAATTTAGTTATCTATGCTAATGGGGACATTTCTTTTTGCGAATTAGTTAAGCCAATCCATAATATAAGAGAATTCAATTACGATGTAAAAAAAATATTAAAGTCAGAGAAGTGGGAGAAAATTTCTGCAGCGGTTAAAAAATGCTTTTGTATTCATCCCTGTATTCTTTCAGTAAATTTAAAAAGAAAACATTTAATAGATATTAAATTGGAGAATATACGGGAGTTTAAAAAAAATGAAAAGAAATAA